The Mercurialis annua linkage group LG8, ddMerAnnu1.2, whole genome shotgun sequence genome window below encodes:
- the LOC126661126 gene encoding abscisic acid 8'-hydroxylase CYP707A2, translating to MDFSAFFFFLFIFLSIFFLLITFFFPSNHPSKLPLPPGSLGWPYIGETFQLYSQNPNHFFASKIKKFGSVFKTHILGCPCVMISSPEAAKFVLVSKAHLFKPTFPASKERMLGKQAIFFHQGDYHNKLRKLVLRAFVPEAIKNVISSIESIAKQSIQSWEGKEITAFQEMKTYAFNVALLSIFGNDELPYREDLKRCYYILEKGYNSMPINLPGTLFHKAMKARKELAQILAKILLTRRQMKLDRNDLLGSFMEDKAGLTDDQIADNIIGVIFAARDTTASILTWILKYLGENPSVLQAVTEEQEAIVRGKEESGEENVLSWADTKKMPITSRVIQETLRVASILSFTFREAVEDVEYEGYLIPKGWKVLPLFRNIHHSPEIFPNPDKFDPSRFEVPPKPNTFMPFGNGTHACPGNELAKVEILVLLHHLTTKYRWTMVGTNNGIQYGPFPLPQNGLPIKLSHKS from the exons ATGGATTTCTctgctttcttcttctttctattCATTTTCCTTTCCATTTTCTTCCTTCTAATCACTTTTTTCTTCCCTTCCAATCACCCCTCTAAACTGCCTCTTCCTCCTGGCTCACTGGGCTGGCCTTACATTGGCGAGACCTTCCAGCTCTACTCTCAGAACCCAAATCACTTCTTTGCCTCTAAAATCAAGAAATTTGGCTCTGTCTTCAAAACCCACATCCTAGGCTGCCCCTGTGTTATGATCTCAAGCCCTGAGGCTGCTAAATTTGTACTCGTAAGTAAAGCTCATCTCTTCAAGCCAACATTTCCCGCCAGCAAAGAAAGAATGTTGGGAAAACAAGCTATATTTTTTCACCAGGGAGACTACCATAATAAACTCAGAAAACTTGTTCTTCGTGCCTTTGTTCCTGAAGCTATCAAGAATGTTATCTCCAGTATCGAATCCATTGCTAAACAGTCTATTCAGTCCTGGGAAGGAAAAGAAATTACTGCTTTCCAAGAAATGAAAACA TATGCATTCAATGTTGCACTGCTCTCTATTTTTGGAAATGATGAACTACCGTACAGAGAAGATCTCAAAAGATGCTACTACATTCTTGAGAAAGGGTACAATTCCATGCCCATTAATCTACCAGGGACGCTCTTTCACAAAGCAATGAAAGCAAGAAAAGAGCTTGCACAGATCTTAGCCAAAATTCTGTTGACCAGAAGACAAATGAAGCTCGATAGAAATGACTTGCTTGGATCTTTCATGGAAGACAAGGCAGGCTTGACGGATGACCAGATTGCAGATAACATTATTGGGGTCATTTTCGCAGCTCGCGATACCACAGCTAGTATTCTCACATGGATTCTCAAGTATCTTGGAGAAAACCCAAGTGTTCTTCAAGCTGTAACT GAAGAGCAAGAAGCAATAGTAAGAGGTAAAGAGGAGAGTGGAGAGGAGAATGTTCTGAGTTGGGCTGATACTAAGAAGATGCCAATAACTTCAAGAGTGATTCAAGAAACACTGAGAGTTGCTTCGATTTTGTCTTTTACTTTTAGAGAAGCTGTTGAGGATGTTGAGTATGAAG GGTATCTGATCCCAAAAGGGTGGAAAGTGTTGCCACTTTTCAGGAACATTCACCATAGCCCGGAGATCTTTCCAAATCCTGACAAGTTTGATCCTTCAAGATTTGAG GTTCCACCAAAGCCTAATACATTTATGCCATTTGGCAATGGGACCCATGCATGTCCAGGGAATGAGCTAGCCAAGGTCGAGATTCTTGTCCTTCTCCACCATCTCACTACCAAGTACAG ATGGACTATGGTGGGAACAAATAATGGAATTCAGTATGGTCCTTTTCCCCTGCCCCAAAATGGACTGCCAATCAAGTTGTCCCACAAGTCATAA
- the LOC126661171 gene encoding putative pentatricopeptide repeat-containing protein At2g02150 — protein MKKKFLITALSLWFRMLFSLRTFFQIGRTFPRPHSVTTAPFIFSSPSPSFFMLTYSHSHASSFYCPLILFTGFLYILRYPVTTVSYIPKPASFRQPLDRDSIVDIIVHDQWNDPRLLSFIDSSLGPLWVSRVLVQLKENPRLALKFFKWAKTRIGFSLTTESYCILVHILFFARMYFDANFILKELILSRRITPGFDVFEVLWSTRNVCVPGFGVFDALFSVFIELGMLEEAVQSFSRMTGFRVLPKARSCNALLHSFSKAGKGDLSRNFFRDMISAGVAPSVFTFNILIDYACKEGDMLTARSLFQQMKQMGLTPDIVTYNSLIDGYGKLGLLDESVYLFEEMKDVGCEPDVITYNALINCLCKYEQMPKAFLFLRELKNNGLKPNVVTYSTLIDALCKEGMLQQAVKFLLDMRRVGLSPNEFTYTSLIDANCKAGNINDALKLANEMLQQVCLDFNIVTYTTLLDGLCKGGRMQEAEELFRAMIKAGVTPNLKTYTSLVYGLLKSKRAGNSMDILKEMKEKDIKPDLVLYGTIIWGLCGENKLEDCEFVMNEMKQCGLSANPVIYTTLMDAYFKAGKAVEGLNLLQEMRDLGIEVTIVTFCVLIDGLCKMGLVQEAIDYFSRISDFNLLPNNVAVCTALIDGLCKNNCIEAAKKFFGEMQDKKMIPDKITFTALIDGNLKHNDFKDALNIRSRMSEIGMELDLHAYTSLVWGFSQGGLLQQARKFLDEMITKGIFPDEILCIHLLRKYYEHGNVDEAFELQNELVKKGLLYGNSNTKSVIPNVQP, from the coding sequence ATGAAGAAGAAATTTCTTATCACTGCTTTGAGTTTGTGGTTCAGAATGTTATTTTCTCTGCgcactttttttcaaattggtCGCACATTCCCTCGCCCTCACAGTGTAACCACCGCTCCTTTTATTTTCTCTTCACCTTCGCCTTCTTTTTTTATGTTAACGTATTCACATTCACATGCTTCTTCATTCTATTGTCCCTTAATTTTATTCACCGGCTTTCTTTATATACTCAGATACCCTGTTACCACTGTATCGTATATCCCCAAACCCGCCTCGTTTCGTCAACCTTTAGATAGAGATTCAATCGTTGATATCATTGTACATGACCAATGGAATGATCCCAGATTGCTTAGTTTCATCGACTCCTCATTGGGTCCTTTATGGGTTTCCAGGGTTTTGGTTCAACTTAAAGAAAATCCTAGGTTGGCATTGAAATTCTTTAAATGGGCCAAAACCAGAATCGGGTTTTCCCTCACTACTGAGTCTTACTGTATATTAGTTCACATTTTGTTTTTTGCTAGAATGTACTTTGATGCTAACTTTATCCTTAAAGAACTGATTTTGTCACGTCGGATTACTCCtggttttgacgtttttgaagttttgTGGTCTACTAGAAACGTCTGTGTTCCGGGATTTGGTGTTTTTGATGCTTTGTTTAGTGTATTTATCGAATTAGGAATGCTCGAGGAGGCGGTACAAAGTTTTTCAAGGATGACGGGGTTTAGGGTGTTGCCAAAGGCGCGGTCTTGTAATGCCCTTTTGCATAGTTTTTCAAAGGCTGGGAAAGGGGATTTATCTAGGAATTTTTTTAGGGATATGATTTCGGCTGGGGTTGCCCCTTCGGTATTTACGTTCAATATCCTGATAGATTATGCGTGCAAAGAAGGGGATATGTTAACTGCTAGAAGCTTGTTTCAGCAAATGAAACAGATGGGTTTAACACCAGATATTGTCACATACAATTCTCTTATTGATGGATATGGGAAGTTAGGATTGTTGGATGAATCCGTTTACCTATTTGAGGAAATGAAAGATGTGGGTTGTGAACCTGATGTAATAACTTATAATGCTTTGATTAATTGTCTCTGTAAATATGAACAAATGCCTAAAGCTTTTCTGTTTCTCCGCGAGTTGAAGAATAATGGATTGAAACCTAATGTTGTAACCTATAGTACACTAATTGATGCTCTATGCAAGGAGGGGATGTTGCAGCAGGCAGTTAAATTCTTGTTAGACATGAGACGTGTAGGTCTTTCACCTAatgaatttacatatacttcACTGATTGATGCAAACTGTAAGGCTGGAAATATCAATGATGCGCTGAAACTGGCTAATGAGATGTTGCAGCAGGTTTGTCTCGACTTCAACATTGTTACGTACACAACTTTATTGGATGGTCTTTGTAAAGGAGGAAGGATGCAGGAAGCAGAAGAACTATTTAGGGCAATGATAAAAGCTGGGGTAACTCCAAACCTTAAGACTTATACATCCCTTGTTTATGGACTTCTAAAAAGTAAGAGGGCGGGAAATTCAATGGATATTCTGAAAGAAATGAAGGAAAAAGATATTAAACCTGATTTAGTACTTTATGGAACAATTATTTGGGGTCTTTGCGGTGAAAATAAACTTGAAGATTGTGAATTTGTAATGAATGAAATGAAACAGTGCGGACTAAGTGCAAACCCTGTCATATACACTACCCTTATGGATGCTTATTTCAAGGCAGGAAAGGCTGTGGAGGGACTCAACCTTCTGCAAGAAATGCGTGACTTGGGTATAGAGGTTACAATTGTCACATTTTGTGTATTAATCGATGGTTTGTGCAAAATGGGTTTGGTTCAAGAGGCCATTGATTACTTTTCTAGGATATCTGACTTTAATTTGCTGCCTAATAATGTAGCCGTCTGTACTGCCCTGATTGATGGTCTTTGCAAAAATAATTGCATTGAAGCTGCAAAGAAGTTCTTTGGTGAAATGCAAGATAAAAAGATGATTCCAGATAAAATCACATTCACAGCTCTAATAGATGGAAATTTGAAACACAACGACTTTAAAGACGCTTTAAATATTAGGAGCCGGATGTCTGAAATCGGAATGGAGCTTGATCTGCATGCTTACACTTCCCTGGTATGGGGATTTTCTCAAGGTGGCTTATTGCAGCAAGCTAGAAAATTTCTTGATGAGATGATCACAAAAGGTATTTTTCCTGATGAGATTCTCTGTATTCATTTGTTAAGGAAGTATTATGAGCATGGAAATGTAGATGAAGCTTTTGAATTGCAGAATGAATTAGTGAAGAAGGGTCTTTTATATGGCAATAGTAATACCAAATCTGTAATTCCTAATGTACAACCATAA